One genomic segment of Solidesulfovibrio sp. includes these proteins:
- a CDS encoding S8 family serine peptidase, which translates to MGKACAKTIVYVHGIGNKPPASALKLLWDTALFGRDLGDKSRMAYWVNREYYPTPEAASVQGDIGQPEAGFRAMDLPLRLEAGGGFSLDPDRLSVQDPGQLAILRSIAEKMQDSAETAAAAGMAAKVLPLPEALRRFLTRFVTGLFLRDVNDYLFGKQRHQAMLDAVTQRLASGGPFVVVGHSLGSVIAYEALCRQTYDVPLFVTIGSPLALTEVMDGLRRWLGRDTLAPPDGVAHWLNAADKLDIVALDRDISNDFHPNVVIENLAAAGLNPDSPRQPHSGTGYLRVPRVQQAVKEVAGAEYSNAVAPFHIAKDVAADMEDALPEQRLPVLIELDGQADGHTAEEVRRHLPPAAEPDTLKRYVAARLTRQELEALRDTFTPKDAATGATAPGATGEGLRITAVWRNGIKSIQLIESCRTIQAAPARGPYEADGHGITWAVLDTGVASGHIHFQAHKTIVEVLDCTGQGRPQTVTNPKPAVHGSHVCGIIAGQTDCSDRPGAPGPVLSGVAPKTRLLVYKVLDDDGRGQDSAIIKALDDIAARNEASVELAVHGVNLSLGGPFDYRVYGCGFSPICRELRRLWRQGCLACVAAGNEGVLNILGMAEFNQDICIGDPANLDEAIAVGSVHKTNPHTYGISYFSSRGPTADGRCKPDLVAPGENIVSVRADPGSAPAGASAFDRLFVAQSGTSMACPHVSGLLAGFLSVRREFIGFPDKVKAILRDNCTDLGRDPYSQGAGMPNLVRMLATT; encoded by the coding sequence ATGGGTAAGGCGTGTGCGAAAACCATCGTTTACGTCCATGGCATCGGCAACAAACCCCCGGCCAGCGCCTTGAAGCTCCTGTGGGACACGGCCCTGTTCGGCCGCGACCTGGGAGACAAAAGCCGCATGGCCTACTGGGTGAACCGCGAATACTACCCCACGCCCGAGGCCGCCTCCGTCCAGGGGGACATCGGACAGCCCGAGGCCGGCTTCCGGGCCATGGACCTGCCCTTGCGCCTGGAGGCCGGGGGCGGCTTCAGCCTGGACCCGGACCGGCTGTCCGTGCAGGACCCGGGGCAGTTGGCGATCCTGCGGTCCATCGCCGAAAAAATGCAGGACTCGGCCGAAACCGCGGCCGCCGCCGGAATGGCGGCCAAGGTCCTGCCCCTGCCCGAGGCACTGCGCCGCTTCCTCACCCGGTTCGTCACCGGGCTTTTCCTGCGCGACGTCAACGACTACCTGTTCGGCAAGCAACGCCATCAGGCCATGCTCGACGCGGTGACGCAGCGCCTGGCCAGCGGCGGCCCCTTCGTCGTGGTCGGCCACAGCCTCGGCTCGGTCATCGCCTACGAGGCCCTGTGCCGCCAAACCTACGACGTGCCCCTGTTCGTCACCATCGGCTCCCCCCTGGCCCTGACGGAAGTCATGGACGGGCTGCGCCGCTGGCTCGGGCGCGATACCCTGGCTCCGCCGGACGGCGTGGCCCATTGGCTCAACGCGGCGGACAAGCTCGACATCGTGGCCCTCGACCGCGACATCAGCAACGACTTCCACCCCAACGTGGTCATCGAAAACCTCGCCGCCGCCGGGCTCAATCCCGACAGCCCCCGGCAACCCCATTCCGGCACAGGCTATTTGCGCGTCCCCCGGGTGCAACAGGCCGTCAAGGAGGTGGCCGGGGCCGAATACAGCAATGCCGTGGCCCCGTTCCACATCGCCAAGGACGTGGCCGCCGACATGGAGGACGCCCTGCCCGAGCAGCGCCTGCCCGTGCTCATCGAGCTCGACGGCCAGGCCGACGGGCATACGGCCGAGGAGGTGAGGCGGCACCTGCCACCGGCAGCGGAACCCGACACCCTCAAACGCTACGTCGCCGCCAGGCTCACCCGCCAGGAACTGGAGGCGCTGCGGGACACATTCACGCCCAAGGACGCGGCGACCGGCGCGACCGCCCCGGGCGCGACCGGCGAAGGGCTTCGGATAACCGCCGTGTGGCGCAACGGCATCAAGTCCATCCAGCTCATCGAATCCTGCCGCACCATCCAGGCCGCCCCGGCCCGCGGCCCCTACGAGGCCGACGGCCACGGCATCACCTGGGCGGTGCTGGATACGGGCGTCGCCAGCGGCCATATCCATTTCCAGGCCCACAAGACCATCGTCGAGGTCCTCGACTGCACGGGCCAGGGCAGGCCCCAGACCGTCACCAACCCCAAGCCCGCCGTGCACGGCAGCCACGTCTGCGGCATCATCGCCGGCCAGACCGACTGCTCCGACCGGCCCGGCGCGCCCGGGCCGGTCCTTTCCGGCGTGGCGCCCAAGACCAGGCTGCTGGTCTACAAAGTCCTCGACGACGACGGCCGGGGCCAGGATTCCGCCATCATCAAGGCCCTGGACGACATCGCCGCGCGCAACGAGGCCTCGGTCGAACTGGCCGTGCACGGCGTCAACCTGAGCCTGGGCGGCCCCTTCGACTACCGGGTCTACGGTTGCGGCTTCTCGCCCATCTGCCGGGAACTGCGCCGCCTGTGGCGGCAGGGCTGCCTGGCCTGCGTGGCCGCCGGCAACGAGGGGGTGCTCAACATCCTCGGCATGGCCGAATTCAACCAGGACATCTGCATCGGCGACCCGGCCAACCTCGACGAGGCCATCGCCGTGGGCTCCGTGCACAAGACCAACCCCCACACCTACGGCATTTCCTACTTCTCCTCCCGGGGCCCCACGGCCGACGGCAGGTGCAAGCCCGACCTGGTGGCGCCCGGGGAGAACATCGTGTCCGTGCGGGCCGATCCCGGCTCCGCCCCGGCCGGGGCCTCGGCCTTTGACCGGCTCTTCGTGGCCCAAAGCGGCACCAGCATGGCCTGTCCCCACGTTTCCGGCCTGCTGGCGGGATTCCTGTCCGTGCGTCGGGAATTCATCGGCTTTCCCGACAAGGTCAAGGCCATCCTGCGCGACAACTGCACGGACCTCGGCCGCGACCCCTACTCCCAAGGGGCCGGCATGCCCAACCTGGTCAGGATGCTCGCCACCACCTGA
- a CDS encoding ABC transporter permease, translating to MARLNEAERVALVQRQKTRDKYTATSLSVAGVLGFLIIWQVVAASGVLSERFLASPMEIVRLFFVKLVDPSPDGATLGVNILSSLTVALTGFVLAIVIGVPLGLFMGWYRGFDRFVRPIFEIVRPIPPVSWIPLTIVWLGIDLRAKAFIVFFAAFVPCLINAYTGIRQTSPVLINVAKTCGASNFTIFRKVGCPSAMTMVFAGIRVALGNSWATLVAAEMLAADSGLGYMIIMGRQFARADIVILGIAVIGVIGTLFVAVLDVVENKVLGWKKQ from the coding sequence GTGGCGCGCCTGAACGAAGCCGAACGCGTCGCCCTGGTACAGCGCCAGAAGACACGGGACAAATACACGGCCACCAGCCTGTCCGTGGCCGGCGTCCTGGGGTTCCTCATCATCTGGCAGGTCGTTGCGGCCTCGGGTGTCCTGTCGGAGCGATTTCTGGCCTCGCCCATGGAAATCGTGCGGCTTTTCTTCGTCAAGCTCGTCGATCCCAGCCCCGACGGGGCGACCCTTGGCGTCAACATCCTCTCCAGCCTCACCGTGGCGCTCACGGGCTTCGTCCTGGCCATCGTCATCGGCGTGCCTCTGGGGCTTTTCATGGGCTGGTACCGCGGCTTCGACCGCTTCGTGCGCCCCATCTTCGAGATCGTGCGCCCCATCCCGCCCGTGTCCTGGATTCCCCTGACCATCGTCTGGCTGGGCATCGACCTGCGGGCGAAAGCCTTCATCGTCTTCTTCGCCGCCTTCGTGCCCTGCCTGATCAACGCCTACACCGGCATCCGCCAGACGAGCCCGGTGCTGATCAACGTGGCCAAGACCTGCGGCGCCTCCAACTTCACGATCTTTCGCAAGGTGGGCTGCCCCTCGGCCATGACCATGGTCTTCGCCGGCATCCGCGTGGCGCTTGGCAACTCCTGGGCGACCCTGGTCGCGGCGGAGATGCTCGCGGCGGACAGTGGCCTCGGCTACATGATCATCATGGGCCGCCAGTTCGCCCGGGCGGACATCGTCATCCTGGGCATCGCGGTCATCGGCGTCATCGGCACGCTGTTCGTGGCCGTGCTCGACGTGGTGGAAAACAAGGTCCTCGGGTGGAAAAAACAATGA
- a CDS encoding sulfite exporter TauE/SafE family protein — MAGVGGLVGFFSGLTGAGGPILSIPVMVALGFPPLVSIAAGQVLQVVVAASGTLGNLWYGVVDFEVAAGITALQLLGLVVGIRLSHRVSPARLRRLVAVVCLLVGAYGCLRALSAL; from the coding sequence ATGGCCGGCGTCGGCGGGCTGGTGGGCTTTTTTTCGGGCCTGACCGGCGCGGGCGGGCCGATTCTGTCGATCCCGGTCATGGTGGCCCTGGGCTTTCCGCCCCTTGTTTCCATCGCCGCCGGCCAGGTGTTGCAGGTGGTCGTCGCCGCCAGCGGCACCCTGGGCAACCTCTGGTACGGCGTGGTCGATTTCGAGGTGGCGGCGGGTATCACCGCGTTGCAGCTTTTGGGGCTCGTCGTCGGCATCCGGCTGTCCCACCGCGTTTCCCCGGCGCGGTTGCGCCGGCTGGTCGCCGTGGTGTGCCTTCTCGTGGGGGCGTACGGCTGCCTGCGCGCCCTCTCCGCCCTGTGA
- a CDS encoding efflux RND transporter permease subunit has protein sequence MLSKFFLDRPVFAWVIAIVMMSLGALAIYKMPIAQYPPIAPPSIAIDAYFPGASAETVENTVTQIIEQKMTGLDGMLYLTGTSSSSGSARLEMTFAPGTDPDLAWAKVQNKLQLAMASLPDTVQRSGVKVSKSTRNYLIVVGLISEDGSMNGEDLRDYSQSTLEKILSRVPGVGEVENFGTQYAMRVWVDPDKLHSFSLTMSDVTEALSAYNVEVSAGQLGGTPAVPGQNLNAAIVVQHLLETPEQFANIPIRINPDGSVVRVKDIGRTELGTQRYDIVGTYNGLPSAAMAIRQASGANALETADAIKAKMEEMSRYFPPGMKVIYPYDTTPFTKVAINEVVETLFEAVLLVFLIMYLFMGNIRATLIPTIAVPVVLLGTFATLNFFGYSINMLTMFAMVLAIGLLVDDAIVVVENVERIMSEEGLSPREATAKSMDEITSALVGIGLVLSAVFGPMAFFQGSTGVLYRQFSITIIASMMLSVVVALVLTPVLCATFLKPVAKGHQPSENVIFFLRPFFAWFDKVFFAVRGYYVGLVGRSFSRATRYLILYVLILGTVAYLFKRMPTAYIPDEDQGILTIQATLPPGTSTLEQTTRLLEKVKNYFDTHEKESVESFMSVAGISFSGQGQNMALGFVKLKDWHLRDREDLRVKAVAARAMGYFAGLKEAMVFAFPPPPVVELGMASGFDFELQDRGGIGHEKLMEARNQIIGMARQDPRLTRVRPNGMDDVPEYHVDVDWDKAGALGVPITSIHTTIAAAFGSAYVNDFVQAGRVKQVNIQADAPFRMQPQDLDRLYVRNTVGKMVPLSAFATGRWTMGSPKLERYNAFPAINIWGEPSPGHSTGEAMAAMEGFAAKMPQGIGFDWTGLSYQERIATAQGPILYAFSVFVIFLCVAALYESWTIPIVNMLMLPLGVLGAIVATSMRGLPNDVYFQIGFLTTLGLSTKNAILIIQFIKERMGQGETLTEATLGAVKTRFRPVMMTSLAFFFGVLPLAIAKGAGAGAMNAIGTAVCGGMLSATFIDLLFIPLFFVLTSRLFKGR, from the coding sequence ATGCTGTCGAAATTTTTCCTCGACAGGCCGGTCTTCGCCTGGGTCATCGCCATCGTCATGATGTCGCTGGGCGCCCTGGCGATCTACAAGATGCCCATCGCCCAGTATCCGCCCATCGCGCCGCCCTCCATCGCCATCGACGCCTATTTTCCCGGCGCCTCGGCCGAGACCGTGGAAAACACCGTCACCCAGATCATCGAGCAGAAGATGACGGGCCTCGACGGCATGCTCTACCTGACCGGCACGAGCTCCTCCTCCGGCTCCGCCCGGCTGGAGATGACCTTCGCCCCGGGCACGGACCCGGACCTGGCCTGGGCCAAGGTGCAAAACAAACTGCAACTGGCCATGGCCAGCCTGCCCGACACGGTGCAGCGCTCGGGCGTCAAGGTCAGCAAGTCCACCCGCAACTACCTCATCGTGGTGGGACTCATCTCGGAAGACGGCAGCATGAACGGCGAGGACCTGCGGGACTACTCCCAGTCCACCCTGGAGAAGATCCTCTCCCGCGTGCCTGGCGTCGGCGAGGTGGAGAACTTCGGCACCCAGTACGCCATGCGCGTCTGGGTCGATCCCGACAAGCTGCACAGTTTCAGCCTGACCATGAGCGACGTGACCGAGGCCCTTTCCGCCTACAACGTCGAGGTCTCGGCCGGACAGCTCGGCGGCACGCCGGCCGTGCCCGGCCAGAACCTCAACGCCGCCATCGTGGTCCAGCACCTGCTGGAGACCCCGGAGCAATTCGCCAACATCCCCATCCGCATCAATCCCGACGGCTCGGTGGTGCGCGTCAAGGACATCGGCCGCACGGAACTGGGCACCCAGCGCTACGATATCGTGGGCACCTACAACGGCCTGCCCTCGGCGGCCATGGCCATCCGCCAGGCCTCGGGCGCCAACGCCCTGGAAACCGCCGACGCCATCAAGGCGAAGATGGAGGAAATGAGCCGGTATTTCCCCCCGGGCATGAAGGTCATCTATCCCTACGACACCACGCCGTTTACCAAGGTGGCCATCAACGAGGTGGTGGAGACGCTTTTCGAGGCCGTGCTGCTGGTCTTTCTGATCATGTACCTGTTTATGGGCAACATCCGGGCCACGCTGATCCCGACCATCGCCGTGCCGGTGGTGCTGCTCGGCACCTTCGCCACCCTCAATTTCTTCGGCTACTCCATCAACATGCTGACCATGTTCGCCATGGTGCTGGCCATCGGCTTGCTCGTGGACGACGCCATCGTGGTGGTGGAAAACGTCGAGCGCATCATGTCCGAGGAGGGCCTTTCCCCCCGGGAGGCCACGGCCAAGTCCATGGACGAGATCACCAGCGCCCTGGTCGGCATCGGCCTGGTGCTCTCGGCGGTCTTCGGCCCCATGGCCTTTTTCCAGGGCTCCACCGGCGTGCTCTACCGGCAGTTCTCCATCACCATCATCGCCTCCATGATGCTGTCGGTGGTGGTGGCCTTGGTCCTGACCCCGGTCCTTTGCGCCACGTTCCTCAAACCCGTGGCCAAGGGGCATCAGCCCTCGGAAAACGTGATCTTTTTCCTGCGCCCGTTTTTCGCCTGGTTCGACAAGGTGTTCTTCGCGGTGCGCGGCTATTACGTGGGCCTGGTCGGCCGGTCCTTTTCCCGGGCCACCCGCTACCTGATTCTCTATGTCCTCATCCTCGGCACGGTGGCCTATCTTTTCAAGCGCATGCCCACGGCCTACATCCCGGACGAGGACCAGGGCATCCTGACCATCCAGGCCACCCTGCCGCCCGGCACCTCCACCCTGGAGCAGACCACGCGCCTTTTGGAGAAGGTCAAGAACTATTTCGACACCCACGAGAAGGAGTCCGTGGAATCCTTCATGAGCGTCGCCGGCATCAGCTTCAGCGGCCAGGGCCAGAACATGGCCCTGGGCTTCGTCAAGCTCAAGGACTGGCACCTGCGCGACCGCGAGGACCTGCGGGTCAAGGCCGTGGCCGCCCGGGCCATGGGCTATTTTGCCGGGCTCAAGGAGGCCATGGTCTTCGCCTTTCCGCCGCCGCCGGTGGTGGAGCTGGGCATGGCCTCGGGATTCGACTTCGAACTCCAGGATCGCGGCGGCATCGGCCACGAAAAGCTCATGGAGGCGCGCAACCAGATCATCGGCATGGCCCGCCAGGACCCGCGCCTGACCCGCGTGCGCCCCAACGGCATGGACGACGTGCCGGAATACCACGTCGACGTGGACTGGGACAAGGCCGGCGCCCTGGGCGTGCCCATCACCTCCATCCACACCACCATCGCCGCGGCCTTCGGCAGCGCCTACGTCAACGACTTCGTCCAGGCCGGCCGGGTCAAGCAGGTCAACATCCAGGCCGACGCCCCCTTCCGCATGCAGCCCCAAGACCTCGACCGGCTCTACGTGCGCAACACCGTGGGCAAGATGGTGCCCCTGTCGGCCTTCGCCACGGGCCGCTGGACCATGGGCTCGCCCAAGCTCGAACGCTACAACGCCTTTCCGGCCATCAACATCTGGGGCGAACCCTCGCCCGGCCACAGCACCGGCGAGGCCATGGCCGCCATGGAGGGCTTCGCCGCCAAGATGCCCCAGGGCATCGGCTTCGACTGGACGGGGCTGTCCTACCAGGAGCGCATCGCCACGGCCCAGGGCCCCATCCTCTACGCCTTTTCCGTGTTCGTGATCTTTTTGTGCGTGGCCGCCCTCTACGAGAGCTGGACCATCCCCATCGTCAACATGCTGATGCTGCCCTTGGGCGTGCTCGGCGCCATCGTGGCCACCTCCATGCGGGGACTGCCCAACGACGTCTACTTCCAGATCGGGTTTCTCACGACCTTGGGGCTTTCCACCAAGAACGCCATCCTCATCATCCAGTTCATCAAGGAGCGCATGGGGCAGGGGGAGACGCTGACCGAGGCCACCCTCGGCGCGGTCAAGACCCGGTTCCGGCCGGTCATGATGACCTCCCTGGCCTTTTTCTTCGGCGTGCTGCCCCTGGCCATCGCCAAGGGCGCCGGCGCCGGGGCCATGAACGCCATCGGCACGGCCGTGTGCGGCGGCATGCTCTCGGCCACCTTCATCGACCTCCTCTTCATTCCGCTTTTCTTCGTCCTGACCTCCCGGCTGTTCAAGGGCCGTTGA
- a CDS encoding ABC transporter permease — MGVRLALAWVFGIAFGILTGWNRRMDALLTPLFTAFRSVPPLAWIPLITIWFGLGEFPKILLVFIGSLPAIVVNTHAGMRYVQKTSLDVGTMFNATSRQKLMKIAIPSALDAIFAGVRTSTSAAWMVVLAAEMLGGKSGAGFLIIRGMDSLDMPLVLLSMIFIGLVGALLAVLTQLTERILCPWTKKRSN, encoded by the coding sequence GTGGGTGTCCGATTGGCCCTGGCCTGGGTGTTCGGCATCGCCTTCGGCATCCTGACCGGCTGGAACCGCCGGATGGACGCCCTGCTGACGCCCCTGTTCACGGCCTTCCGGTCCGTGCCGCCCCTGGCCTGGATACCGCTGATCACCATCTGGTTCGGCCTGGGCGAATTCCCCAAGATCCTCCTCGTCTTCATCGGCTCCCTGCCGGCCATCGTGGTCAACACCCACGCCGGCATGCGCTACGTCCAGAAGACCTCCCTCGACGTCGGCACCATGTTCAACGCCACCTCGCGCCAGAAGCTCATGAAGATCGCCATCCCCTCGGCCCTGGACGCCATCTTCGCCGGCGTGCGCACCTCCACCAGCGCCGCCTGGATGGTGGTGCTGGCCGCGGAGATGCTCGGCGGCAAATCCGGCGCGGGCTTCCTCATCATCCGAGGCATGGACTCCCTGGATATGCCGCTGGTGCTGCTGTCCATGATCTTCATCGGCCTGGTCGGGGCGCTGCTGGCCGTGCTCACGCAACTTACCGAAAGGATTTTGTGCCCATGGACGAAAAAACGGTCAAACTGA
- a CDS encoding ATP-binding cassette domain-containing protein, which translates to MDEKTVKLSLRGVSQSYVVGDAVRDAIVNISLDVYDNEFLVILGPGQCGKTVLLNIIGGLERPGQAHQRRVRGRGQGAALRPGHGLHPHRHLRRGHGPGPAPCRGQPAHLLCTPDCFTGGMGVHLHLKK; encoded by the coding sequence ATGGACGAAAAAACGGTCAAACTGAGCCTGCGGGGCGTCTCCCAAAGCTATGTCGTCGGCGACGCCGTGCGCGACGCCATCGTCAACATCTCCCTTGACGTCTACGACAACGAGTTCCTGGTCATCCTGGGCCCGGGCCAGTGCGGCAAGACCGTGCTGCTCAACATCATCGGCGGCCTGGAGCGGCCCGGCCAAGCGCACCAGCGCCGTGTACGTGGCCGGGGCCAAGGCGCCGCGCTTCGCCCGGGGCATGGGCTTCATCCCCACCGCCACCTTCGACGAGGCCATGGCCCAGGCCCGGCGCCATGTCGGGGCCAACCCGCGCATCTCCTGTGCACGCCCGACTGCTTCACCGGCGGCATGGGCGTCCATTTGCACCTGAAAAAGTAA
- a CDS encoding Tex family protein translates to MNETHCPRIAEELSLSVAQVAAVAQLVAEGATVPFVARYRKEATGSLDEVAVAAIRDRLEELAELDKRRQAILSSLEERGLLSAELRAAVEQAPDKARLEDIYLPHRPKRRTRAAMARERGLTPLAQALLAQRGRDPQALAGPFVDAAKGLADIPAALAGARDILAEDTAEDPGLRARARDLFVRRGRFVSKVAKGKEAAGATFRDWFDWDEPLRAIPSHRALAMFRGEAEGILSLRLRPPEEELLDLARRRFVRGNGPDAQEVAAAVADGCKRLLAPSLETETRALVKAKADAEAIRVFAANLRGLLLAPPLGQKRVLALDPGFRTGAKLTVLDAQGRLLHHATIHPTTSPGQREAAGRTVTELCARFDVQAIAIGNGTAGRETEAFVRELGLPLPVALVNEAGASIYSASEAARREFPDLDLTVRGSVSIGRRLMDPLAELVKLDPKSIGVGQYQHDVDQAGLRRALNDVVTSCVNAVGVDVNTASLELLTFVSGLGPALAKAVVAHRDAGGPFPSRAALRQVRGLGPKAFEQAAGFLRVRGAEPLDASAVHPERYALVRRMARDAGRTVAELLSDATARAGIRPQDYVSEDIGLPTLADILAELEKPGRDPREHFSAFAFAEGVASIEDLEVGMELPGIVTNVTKFGAFVDVGVHRDGLVHVSQLADRYVADPAEVVAVGREVLVRVIEVDLPRGRIGLSLRGLGAGS, encoded by the coding sequence GTGAACGAAACCCATTGCCCGCGTATCGCCGAGGAATTGTCCCTGTCCGTGGCCCAGGTCGCCGCCGTGGCCCAACTGGTGGCCGAGGGCGCCACGGTCCCCTTCGTGGCCCGCTACCGCAAGGAAGCCACCGGCTCCCTGGACGAAGTGGCCGTCGCCGCCATCCGCGACCGCCTGGAGGAACTGGCCGAACTGGACAAGCGCCGCCAGGCCATCCTGTCCTCCCTGGAGGAACGCGGCCTGCTCTCGGCCGAGCTCCGGGCCGCCGTGGAACAGGCCCCGGACAAGGCCCGGCTGGAAGACATCTACCTGCCCCACCGGCCCAAGCGGCGCACAAGGGCGGCCATGGCCCGGGAACGGGGACTTACCCCCCTGGCCCAGGCGCTCCTGGCCCAGCGGGGCCGCGACCCCCAGGCCCTGGCCGGGCCCTTCGTGGACGCGGCCAAGGGCCTGGCCGACATCCCGGCCGCCCTGGCCGGCGCCCGGGACATCCTGGCCGAGGACACGGCCGAGGACCCGGGGCTTCGGGCCAGGGCCCGCGACCTCTTCGTCCGGCGCGGCCGGTTCGTCTCCAAGGTCGCCAAGGGCAAGGAGGCGGCCGGAGCCACCTTTCGCGACTGGTTCGACTGGGACGAGCCCTTGCGCGCCATCCCGAGCCACCGGGCCCTGGCCATGTTCCGGGGCGAGGCCGAAGGCATTCTGAGCCTGCGCCTGCGCCCGCCCGAGGAGGAACTCCTCGACCTGGCCAGGCGGCGGTTCGTGCGCGGCAACGGCCCCGATGCCCAGGAAGTGGCGGCGGCCGTGGCCGACGGCTGCAAGCGGCTGCTGGCCCCGTCGCTGGAGACCGAAACCCGGGCCCTGGTCAAGGCCAAGGCCGACGCCGAGGCCATCCGGGTGTTCGCCGCCAACCTGCGCGGCCTGCTCCTGGCCCCGCCGCTCGGCCAGAAGCGGGTGCTGGCCCTGGACCCGGGCTTTCGCACCGGGGCCAAGCTGACGGTGCTCGACGCCCAGGGGCGCCTGCTGCACCACGCCACGATCCACCCCACCACCTCGCCCGGCCAGCGGGAGGCCGCCGGACGGACGGTCACGGAACTGTGCGCCCGTTTCGACGTCCAGGCCATCGCCATCGGCAACGGCACGGCCGGCCGCGAAACCGAGGCCTTCGTGCGCGAACTCGGCCTGCCCCTGCCCGTGGCCCTGGTCAACGAGGCCGGCGCCTCGATCTATTCCGCCTCCGAGGCCGCCCGGCGGGAATTCCCGGATCTGGACCTGACCGTGCGCGGCTCGGTGAGCATCGGCCGCCGGCTCATGGACCCGCTGGCCGAACTGGTCAAGCTGGACCCCAAATCCATCGGCGTGGGGCAGTACCAGCACGACGTGGACCAGGCCGGCCTGCGCCGGGCCCTCAACGACGTGGTGACCAGCTGCGTCAACGCCGTGGGCGTGGACGTCAACACGGCGAGCCTCGAACTGCTGACCTTCGTGTCCGGGCTGGGGCCGGCCCTGGCCAAGGCCGTGGTCGCCCACCGCGACGCGGGCGGCCCCTTCCCCAGCCGGGCCGCCCTGCGCCAGGTGCGGGGGCTTGGGCCCAAGGCCTTCGAGCAGGCGGCCGGGTTTTTGCGCGTGCGCGGCGCGGAGCCCCTCGACGCCAGCGCCGTGCACCCCGAGCGCTACGCCCTGGTGCGGCGCATGGCCCGCGACGCCGGGCGCACCGTGGCCGAGCTCTTGTCCGACGCCACGGCCAGGGCCGGGATACGCCCCCAAGACTATGTGTCGGAAGACATCGGCCTGCCCACCCTCGCCGACATCCTGGCCGAACTGGAAAAGCCCGGCCGGGACCCTCGGGAGCATTTCAGCGCCTTCGCCTTCGCCGAGGGCGTCGCCAGCATCGAGGACCTGGAAGTCGGCATGGAGCTGCCGGGCATCGTCACCAACGTCACCAAGTTCGGGGCTTTCGTGGACGTGGGCGTCCACCGCGACGGCCTGGTCCACGTCAGCCAGCTGGCCGACCGCTACGTGGCCGATCCGGCCGAGGTCGTCGCCGTCGGCCGGGAGGTGCTGGTGCGCGTGATCGAGGTGGACCTGCCGCGCGGCCGCATCGGCCTGAGTCTGCGCGGCCTCGGGGCCGGGAGCTAG